The Trichocoleus sp. DNA window GCTGCATCAACTGGCGAAGACATTTCAAGACCAGGAGATTTTAGCGCTCATTCAGTCTCACAAGTAAGGAACGGTTTACCCAAGTTACATGCAAGAACTATGAATTCAGCTATTGACCAGAATACAGTCGTTCTCATCGTTGATGATAATTCTGCGAATTTAGGTGTTCTATCTGACACACTCGACCATGCAGGGTTAGAAGTTTGGGTCGCACAATCAGGGAAGATTGCTCTGGAACGGGTTAAATATGCTTTACCGAATCTGATTCTGCTAGATGTCATGATGCCAGGAATCGATGGATTTGAAACCTGCCGTCAACTCAAAGCGAATCCAGATACTAAAGATATTCCCGTCATCTTTATGACTGCACTCTCTGACACAACCAATAAGATGGAAGGATTTCAGCTTGGAGCTGTAGACTACATCACTAAACCGTTTCAACAAGAGGAAGCCTTAGCTCGCATCAAATTGCACTTAAAGCTTTCTGACCTGAGTCAAAAACTGGAAGAAAAGAATATCCTATTGGAGCAGAAAGTTGCAGAAGCGAGTCAGGCTTATTGTGAATTACAGCAGATGCAACTCCAACTGATTCAGGGTGAAAAAATGTCTAGCCTGGGCCAGATGACGGCTGGAATTGCTCATGAAATTAACAACCCGGTGAATTTTATCTACGGCAACCTCCCTCATGCCAAAGACTACATTGAGGATGTTATGGGGCTTCTAAGGCTTTATCAAGCAGAGTATCCGAATCCAAATCCTCGTATTGAGGCAGAACAGGACGCGATCGATCTGGATTTCATCCAGGATGACTTGCTAAAGCTCTTTAATTCAATGACCCTTGGGGCACAACGTATTCATGAGATTGTCAAATCAATGCGGGTCTTCTCGCGTGTAGACGAAGTCGGTGCTAAAGCAGTAGACATTCATGAGGGAATCGATAGTACGCTCACGATTTTGCATCACCGTTTGAAGGCTAGACCAGAACATACTGCGATCGAAGTCATCCGAGAATATGGTCAACTACCGCCTGTTGAATGCTATGCAGGACAGCTCAACCAGGTGTTTATGAATATTCTGTCCAATGCGATTGATGCTTTAGAAGAACACAACCAACAGCAAGCATTTGAAGATGGCACTCAACAACCTGGCAGAATTCAAATTAGCACTGAGGTGATTGACGACAAATGGATCAGCATTCGCATTGCTGACAATGGTGCAGGAATTAGTGAACCTGTGAGAGCAAGGCTATTTGACCCTTTTTTCACCACGAAACCTGTGGGCAAAGGAACCGGGTTAGGATTATCGATTAGCTACGAAATTATCGTGGGGAAGCACGGTGGAAAACTTTACTGCCAGCCAGCAGTGGGAAAGGGCACAGAATTTGTTATTGAGATCCCAATTCAATAACAGACACCGCTCATCTTGTCAGAAAAGCTCACCTTGTCAGAAAAGATTCTGTCATATCCTGCTAATTGAAGCGCAGCATCTTGTAGGGCAGAATTTTGTCAGTCGATGAAGTTCACTCTTACTCCGATCAGCCTAGTAGCAGATTTAACTTACCAGTACTGATCAAAGTGACTCCATCTTTAAATTATTAACTAATAACAAGTTTATTAACGCTCTAGATAACGTGAAAAGTTCGATCGTCATTCTTTGAGCAAAGTGTAAATTAAACGTACTACTGGGTTAGCAGAGAGATAGAAACGACTTGCAGCCCTAAGCCATCGTTTATCTGCTGCCCAGCAACTTCTGATTTATCATCCGTTTTACGGATGTGAGATCTCCAATAAGAAATTACGGTCAAATTAGTAACGCAATTACTAAGCTTTTCAAGGTTCATCTTTACACGGGTTTACAAATACATGGAGCAGAACGATATTGGAGAATTCCCTGCCCTATCAGGGAGTTGACGCTCCGTTCTCGTCTCAACTAATGAATTTTCCAGTCTATTAACGCTGACGTAATTAATATTAAACCCATCTAAAATTTCCTCATTCCAGTTAATAGAGTGAAATACTGTCATGGCTCTTCTCGTTTACCACTTAAACGGGTAAGCCTCAGTTGAAAAATATTGTTACGTCAAGCTGTATTCACTGAAGAAGCAAATTTAGGAATTTACAGTAATGACCTTACAACATCCCGCCCCTGTACGGAGGGCGAAAACTTCTTATGTTCTATTGATTGCCTGTGCTGCAGCATTAGGTGGTTTTTTATTTGGATTTGATACCGCAGTGATTAATGGCGCAGTAGGGGCAGTTCAAGGTGCCTTTGCAATCAATAGCGTCATGATTGGTATTGCAGTATCTTCTGCCCTTTTAGGTTCTGCCGCTGGTGCGTTTGTTGCTGGTCCGATCGCCGATCGCCAGGGACGCACCCGCACGATGATCGTTGCTTCAATTCTGTTTACGCTCAGTGCGATTGGCTCTGGGATTGCCTTTGGCGTCTGGGACTTTATCTTCTGGCGGGCGCTAGGAGGCATTGCAGTGGGGATGGCGAGTGTGATTGCTCCTGCCTATATTGC harbors:
- a CDS encoding response regulator translates to MNSAIDQNTVVLIVDDNSANLGVLSDTLDHAGLEVWVAQSGKIALERVKYALPNLILLDVMMPGIDGFETCRQLKANPDTKDIPVIFMTALSDTTNKMEGFQLGAVDYITKPFQQEEALARIKLHLKLSDLSQKLEEKNILLEQKVAEASQAYCELQQMQLQLIQGEKMSSLGQMTAGIAHEINNPVNFIYGNLPHAKDYIEDVMGLLRLYQAEYPNPNPRIEAEQDAIDLDFIQDDLLKLFNSMTLGAQRIHEIVKSMRVFSRVDEVGAKAVDIHEGIDSTLTILHHRLKARPEHTAIEVIREYGQLPPVECYAGQLNQVFMNILSNAIDALEEHNQQQAFEDGTQQPGRIQISTEVIDDKWISIRIADNGAGISEPVRARLFDPFFTTKPVGKGTGLGLSISYEIIVGKHGGKLYCQPAVGKGTEFVIEIPIQ